The window GGTCTGCATTGATTTTGCCGGTTTCGGCTGATAAATAACCAAAGCCAACAACACCAATGGCGACTCAGGACGCTTCTGAGGACGATGACTGTCCGTTCTGTCAAATAGCGAGTAAACAGACGGACACAGAAATCCTGTTTAGTGTAAGTGTCGCCCGTTCTTCCTGCCGCAGTATTATTGTTGTTTCATCATTTCCGTCCACAGGATCACGAGCTGCTGTGTTTTCGTGACGTCAAACCCGGCGCCGCGCATCATTTGCTGGTGGTAACCAGGACGCACATCGACagctgcaggatgctgcagaCGCAACACGTCCCTCTGGGTGAGCAACACGGGCACAGCCGTGCGTGTGAAAGCACCGGAAGCACCTGAGACCCTCCACAGAGGACGGTGTCACCGAGGTTTTCCGCCTCATAAATCTTTGTTACAACCCACAGCTGCGCCACACAAAAGCCCCCAAGCTGAGTCTCAATGTCTGACGTCACcaggtttctttctttccttttgtttcgTCAGTGGAGCGGATGGTGGAAGTAGGGAGGAGCATTCTGGAGAAGAATAAAGTCCACAACGACGAGGACGTCAGGTGACTCAGTCTGgttttgatgacatcatttgttATAATTGCATTGATTGTTAATTAAAACTGTTTGTTAAACCCACCCAGGATGGGGTTTCACATACCTCCATTCACGTCCGttcctcacctccacctccacgttCTCTCTCCAGCCAGTAAGATGAACATGAAGTCCCAGCTTCGTTATGGCCCTCAGTCTCACTGGTTCATCACAGtgagtgacgccttcattttgGAGCTGTTCTCAGGCTTTTATTCGTGCATAAATATGGTTTCATCGCAGTTCTGATGCTAACAGGTGTTTTCTGCTCTGCTTGCAGGTCAGCAAAGTGCTCTCTCAGCTAAAGACAAGTGGGAAAGTCAAATGAAGCAATGAAGAGTCATCTATCAATGTTGGAAGTATCCTTTATTTATTGAGATGGGCTGTGAATTCTGTCCAATGTGTACCATGGAAATAAAACacgacttcctgtttcatcttCTTCACACAAGAGATGACTTTTGACTTGTATAAATGTTCAAAAGACCCCGATGCCAGTGCTTAGGTAGAAGAATCTCTGCAGCAGTTGGTATTTAAAGTATCCCAATGACATTATTGATCGTGGTTTATCCCGCTCACACCACTGCGAGGTTGAGGCATGGAAGACTGGTTTCCCCAAAACTATGACATCACACTGGAGAACCTGTCGCACAGCATTCACGTACAACCTGTTTATACAGTAACACAACCTTTGCTTCCTCAAATAACAGAGAGGGTTCCTGTAAAACGTGtttctgctgagaggaggaataGAGGAATATTTAATTCCTGCGGTGGCTTTTCTACCCGGATCCTCCTGAAGAGGACGCAATATGCATACATTACACACGCCCGATCCTCTCGCAAATAATCAAGtcatgtaaaaacaaacaaaaaaaatgtatattttagcAATGACACCGAAAAGTCACTACGGATAGAGGAATATGCATGCAAGCCTGGAACTGCAGTTAAAGCCTGGACATCTCACAGTTGCCCAGTTCCAGTTTTCCGCTCATAGCAGACACTGAACTATGCAAAGCTAATGGTCGCTGTTTACCAACTGCCATGTTTACGTTATTTTGTAATTGTATATATTAAAAAGGAGAGCATTCCTCTGCACATCTTTCTGTAGTTTTTGTCACACTGCTGACGTCACCGCCACGCACCGCGAGCGGCtgtgtagccccgccccctgccgtCAACAACTGGAATCCAGCTATTTGTATTTTCGTCTGTTAGCATTGCTAGCCTGCTAACGATGATTCATTGCGTTCTCAACAAACAACCGCACGGACACGGATCCACATTTTCTCGTCTCTTCGTGCCGAAGCTACACTCCATCCGCAGTTTGTGCCGATGTGCGGTCAGCATCAGCTAAAAGACCGACGAGAGCGGAGAGAACGCAGCGCATACCGTCCTTTAGCCACCAGCGAATCCAGCTAACACCGTAGCTGGCTCGCTGACAGCTGCCTCGGTTAGCTACATGCCTTGGAATTGTACCCTAGCTAAGAATTAATCCCCGGAATGATGACTTGCCTCTGACACTGGTGAGTAGAATTCGCGTATTTTCGACTTCGTAGTAGCCGGCCAGTGCATATAACTTGTGTTGGCTCGTCTTTCCGAGCTAACTACCTGGCTAATCTGCCTGACTGAGGTAGCATCTGTGCAGAGCCACGCCTGGGCTATTTAAATTAACATTTGCCGCTGTTGGCATCGTCATATATTGAGGGTGTAAGTCGTCGTCGTCGCTTTGCAATTATCTTTTCTATAGCAATGCTCAGTGAATCGACCATTGTGAATTGCAGACGGATCTAAGGCCCGGTTGGttgtcagattttaaaaaggagaaagagtCTCTAACTGGGTGTCACTTGACCACCGCCGAGGAGaagtggagaagctgcccgtcgACTCACAGATGCACCCCGGGTTTGACCTGCAAGAGCTGCCATTATGATGCCCGTAAGTaacagctcctctctgtctggcATGAAAGATTTAAAATTGCATGCCCCTTTTACTCTGTCAAGATAATAATAATTGCATCCGTTGTTCACCTCAGGGATCATCTGAGATCACAGCATGGAAATCTAACGATGCCTTATTCGGCTTTTTTGCCCTAATATCTTGCAGAGAAAATAAGATTTATTTGATACACTATGCATTGCGGGCTTTAGTCTGCAGTTGTATTCAGTGTTTTTGTCCATGTAGCTATTTGAGATGTTCTTTGTTGGGACCtcttttgttgtctttggtgAAGAGAAAGATGGATTATTAAGTTACTGCAGCCTGTGGACCTTTAGGAAGGACAGCAGGAACTCTGAAGCAGGATAAGTTTACAGTACGTGCAGTGAGGTGTCCTCATCACGTGGGACGGCTTCTTTCTTTGCAAGTTTTCCATTAAACAAGTAACTTTTTAAATCCAGCTCTACACACGTGAACTTTCAGAAGTACCCCCGTACTGCCACAGTAGTAACTCTGCTGCATCTGGATCCTCGGTGAATGTTTGCACCCTGTTTTTACCCCATGGCACCGACAGGCGATCAGCCTCAAAGACCAAGTGGGGCAGATATGTGCTCATGCAGCCAAGTCTCGCGTGATCCCAGCAGCCAATGAGGCCTCGGCAGATCTGTGTGGCTGCGTCGACCAACGTTCTGTTGTTAAGGGTAACTACGGAACCCAGTAGATCTGTCCTGTGGTATTTGTATCACTTCCAGGATTCGGACAGTTTATTAAGTTTACCCTTCTACCACAGCTTAGATGTTAAAAGTTATAACTGTGACTTCTGGATAGTCTCACAAAATTGGcagttttgatttatttagtGGGCCATGTCTTTTGAACACTATCAGATAATCTAGGTATGAGTAGAATCTAATAAGAGCACCTGGTTTCACCTGTATTTTAATagattcattctttttttttgagatCTGTATGCGTAGAGGATTTTTACAATAATTTCCCATCTTCTACAGTCCTGATAATTATATGGCCTGTATAACCGGTGGAAACATCGTGTCCTGTTTTCCTCCATGTGGTTCAGTGCTATTTAGGCCAGATGGGTAGACATTTGGCATCATTTTCCAGTGTGCAATGTATAAATTTGGCAAATTTTCAGGAACTGTGTGGCAGCCATCAAATGTCCCTGTGAATTCATGTTTTGGATTTAGCCATTTAGGCTAATTGCTTGCATGTTGGTGCAGATTATGAACTGAAATAATTCCTAAAACTGATTATAGTGCGTGTTTACCCCTGTTCACACTTGTGCTCTGATACTGAGTTGCTTTGTCGCTGTATTAATCTAAGTAGACAAGTGTGAGTGGTgatttcacctctgttttattGCACCGAGCCTCTTAAATCATTCGTGTGAAGTCTTTTCAGTCCAAAAGCCGTCTCTAGGGAATAATTTCTGCTGAAATCACTGTGTGTAGATCTCTGAGGAAAAGACTGACAGGGTTTGTGAGAGAAAATGATGGATTGAGTCAGCCTGTTGGAGATCAGGCCAGCCAAGCATCACTTTATCTTTCTCAGGTATTGAATACGTAATGCTGCTCCCTCCAGTT of the Takifugu flavidus isolate HTHZ2018 chromosome 19, ASM371156v2, whole genome shotgun sequence genome contains:
- the LOC130516550 gene encoding adenosine 5'-monophosphoramidase HINT3-like; amino-acid sequence: MATQDASEDDDCPFCQIASKQTDTEILFSDHELLCFRDVKPGAAHHLLVVTRTHIDSCRMLQTQHVPLVERMVEVGRSILEKNKVHNDEDVRMGFHIPPFTSVPHLHLHVLSPASKMNMKSQLRYGPQSHWFITVSKVLSQLKTSGKVK